The following coding sequences lie in one Hyphobacterium sp. CCMP332 genomic window:
- a CDS encoding PDZ domain-containing protein, whose product MLKIIPTALALLFTPVAALAQDELIIPTEMCRDYFFVPIVVSAQPGRPESDADRTLWLIYDTGAARTHIDPDAIARVANMDVSHLDGVNITNATMGPLNIDRLPVRLDPLDHLTVGLGREIDGILGYTVFRDFLMTLDYENGVIRLNEGELSRPDNATIFSTRGPGVRPFIELDFPGRRDPRVLIDSGAAGTPLALNRIDRYPLVSEPRPIGASIRFSRIEYRDGSRVDGDVRLGDFVFEQPLLEEVPETQVIGGMMMRHFNWTFDIENERVRLDRIEGDGPIPMEAEITHGLALRPQGRNVVIDAIVPGSRATEAGLEVGDVLTHFDGLPVAERGCGSARGEAMPESVTVRRESDEAEIILPLVTLVD is encoded by the coding sequence ATGCTGAAAATCATCCCGACCGCCCTCGCCCTTCTGTTCACGCCTGTTGCCGCTCTGGCCCAGGACGAACTCATCATTCCAACCGAGATGTGCCGCGATTATTTCTTCGTGCCGATCGTGGTCAGCGCCCAGCCGGGCCGGCCGGAAAGTGATGCGGACCGGACGCTCTGGCTGATCTATGATACCGGCGCCGCGCGCACCCATATCGACCCCGATGCCATCGCCCGTGTTGCGAATATGGATGTCAGCCATCTGGATGGTGTGAACATCACCAATGCCACGATGGGCCCGTTGAATATTGATCGCCTGCCCGTGCGGCTCGATCCGCTGGATCATCTCACCGTCGGGCTTGGCCGCGAGATTGACGGTATTCTCGGCTATACGGTGTTTCGCGATTTCCTGATGACGCTGGATTATGAAAATGGCGTGATCCGCCTGAATGAGGGTGAATTGTCCCGGCCGGACAATGCGACCATTTTTTCAACACGTGGCCCCGGTGTGCGCCCCTTTATCGAGCTCGATTTCCCGGGGAGACGGGATCCACGTGTGCTGATTGATTCCGGTGCGGCCGGAACGCCGCTCGCCCTCAACCGGATCGATCGCTATCCGCTGGTCAGCGAACCGCGCCCGATCGGTGCCTCCATCCGGTTTTCGCGGATCGAGTATCGCGATGGTAGCCGGGTTGATGGTGATGTGCGGTTGGGGGATTTCGTCTTCGAACAGCCCTTGCTGGAAGAGGTGCCCGAGACTCAAGTCATTGGCGGCATGATGATGCGGCATTTCAACTGGACCTTCGATATCGAAAACGAACGCGTGCGGCTGGACCGGATCGAAGGCGACGGCCCCATCCCCATGGAGGCTGAGATCACGCATGGTCTGGCGCTTCGGCCACAGGGCCGGAATGTCGTCATTGACGCCATTGTGCCCGGCAGTCGCGCCACAGAAGCAGGTCTGGAGGTCGGCGATGTGCTAACCCATTTCGACGGCTTGCCGGTTGCCGAGCGCGGGTGCGGTTCCGCCCGCGGCGAAGCCATGCCGGAATCGGTCACAGTCCGCCGCGAAAGCGACGAGGCGGAAATCATTCTACCCCTGGTGACGCTGGTGGATTAG
- a CDS encoding TIGR00730 family Rossman fold protein translates to MTNITSICVYCGSNPGTKPEYVAAAKAMGEAIAGRGITLVYGGGKVGLMGAVADAALAAGGKVVGIIPEFLALKEVAHAGLSELIVVDSMHTRKAEMERHSDGFIAMPGGIGTMEELFEIWTWSQLGQHRKPCGLLDAAGYYADLNAFLDRMATDGFVNPEHRAMLTCSDDPAALLDAFGAYEAPAADIRIKVAQT, encoded by the coding sequence ATGACAAACATCACCTCCATCTGCGTCTATTGCGGCTCCAACCCCGGCACCAAACCGGAATATGTCGCGGCCGCCAAAGCCATGGGCGAGGCCATCGCCGGGCGCGGGATCACACTCGTTTATGGCGGCGGCAAGGTCGGCCTGATGGGCGCGGTCGCTGATGCGGCCCTGGCCGCCGGGGGCAAGGTCGTCGGGATCATTCCGGAATTTCTGGCCCTCAAGGAGGTCGCCCATGCCGGCCTCAGCGAGCTCATTGTGGTGGATTCAATGCATACCCGCAAAGCGGAAATGGAACGGCACTCGGACGGTTTCATCGCCATGCCCGGCGGGATCGGGACGATGGAAGAACTGTTCGAGATCTGGACGTGGAGCCAGCTGGGTCAACACAGAAAGCCCTGCGGACTGCTGGACGCAGCGGGCTATTACGCCGACCTCAACGCCTTCCTGGATCGCATGGCCACGGACGGTTTCGTCAATCCCGAGCACCGCGCCATGCTGACCTGTAGCGATGATCCGGCGGCCCTGCTGGACGCGTTTGGCGCCTATGAAGCGCCAGCGGCCGATATCCGCATCAAGGTCGCGCAAACCTGA
- a CDS encoding MAPEG family protein encodes MDTILTPALALICWTLVMWLWMYATRIPAMQKAKINPAKLQEKSEMDVLPKEVRRIADNYNHLHEQPIIFYALVFYASLAGSDTTVMVYAAWGYVALRIAHSLIQALWNFIPVRFAVFMLSSLVLVLMAGINVGALLGG; translated from the coding sequence ATGGACACCATTCTAACCCCCGCCCTTGCCCTGATCTGCTGGACGCTGGTCATGTGGTTGTGGATGTATGCCACGCGTATCCCCGCCATGCAGAAGGCGAAAATCAATCCGGCGAAACTGCAGGAAAAATCCGAGATGGATGTCCTGCCGAAGGAAGTCCGCCGCATCGCGGATAATTACAACCATCTGCACGAACAGCCGATCATTTTCTATGCGCTGGTCTTCTATGCCTCATTGGCCGGGTCGGACACAACGGTGATGGTCTATGCGGCTTGGGGCTATGTTGCGTTGCGCATTGCCCACAGCCTCATTCAGGCCTTGTGGAATTTCATTCCTGTCCGCTTCGCGGTGTTCATGCTGTCCTCACTCGTTCTCGTCCTGATGGCCGGGATCAACGTCGGGGCGCTGCTGGGGGGCTAG
- a CDS encoding tetratricopeptide repeat protein has protein sequence MKPYIDAGIISQMWKSIFLFCLALTIGLPTGAYLGARRPAPVAHHEGPEFPLNQLDALRTDWLNRAQFDCDYEVFVFEEFFHPVSRYASPSNPETLLPWWIAERAEAGDPDAQTIAAYYSFGTQDGLKNDEFFAALLAAAESGSRYAQAEIGGLYRSGELGNPIDRNLAVIWLRRAVRQGEPMAAWNLGEMYQRGEVQPSQGDSRSRQQAAADAYLFSASECYEGAFQPLLAYLQDEMTIPTDIEAVAQIRLATAPREPNLPDEFCDNFGCVPWGGRPEEERLAPQQRPDVDPGHQDENE, from the coding sequence TTGAAACCATACATAGACGCAGGCATCATCAGCCAAATGTGGAAATCTATTTTTCTATTTTGCCTGGCTCTAACGATAGGCTTGCCAACTGGAGCGTATCTGGGGGCTCGTCGTCCGGCTCCTGTGGCCCATCATGAGGGTCCGGAGTTTCCGTTGAACCAATTGGATGCGTTGCGGACAGATTGGCTCAATCGAGCCCAATTCGACTGCGATTATGAAGTCTTCGTATTTGAAGAATTCTTTCATCCTGTTTCTCGCTACGCTTCCCCAAGCAATCCGGAAACGCTGCTGCCGTGGTGGATCGCGGAACGAGCCGAAGCCGGCGATCCGGATGCCCAGACCATTGCTGCTTATTATTCCTTTGGAACCCAAGACGGACTCAAAAATGACGAATTTTTCGCCGCTTTGCTAGCCGCTGCCGAATCCGGATCGCGTTACGCACAAGCCGAAATCGGCGGCCTTTATCGCTCAGGCGAACTTGGAAATCCTATCGATCGCAATCTTGCTGTGATTTGGCTTAGGCGTGCGGTTCGGCAGGGTGAACCTATGGCTGCATGGAATCTCGGTGAAATGTATCAACGCGGAGAAGTCCAACCATCTCAAGGAGACAGCAGATCGCGACAACAGGCGGCTGCCGATGCGTATCTGTTTTCTGCATCTGAATGCTATGAAGGCGCGTTCCAACCGTTACTGGCCTATTTGCAAGACGAAATGACCATACCGACCGACATTGAGGCTGTGGCCCAAATTCGATTAGCAACTGCGCCTCGAGAGCCCAACCTGCCGGATGAATTCTGCGATAACTTTGGCTGTGTTCCCTGGGGCGGTCGCCCCGAAGAAGAAAGGCTAGCCCCCCAGCAGCGCCCCGACGTTGATCCCGGCCATCAGGACGAGAACGAGTGA
- the prfA gene encoding peptide chain release factor 1: MHAPEARLEQVIDRFEHVEARLGAASKGDEIVRLSKEHSELKPVAEKARELKAARAELADLEEMMEGGDREMADMAREEFYALKEKLPEMEREVSLLLLPKDKDDAANAMLEIRAGTGGDEAALFAGDLYEMYRRYCELQGWKFELESASEGEVGGYKEVIASISGNGVFGRLKFESGVHRVQRVPATESQGRVHTSAATVAILPEPEEIDIELKDEDIRVDTMRASGAGGQHVNKTDSAVRMTHLPTGIVVLCQEKSQHQNRARAIQLLKTRLYDMERAAADAERADARKSQVGSGDRSEKIRTYNFPENRVSDHRIKLTLYKLQDILSGNALDEVISALVAEDEAARLAAMEDA; the protein is encoded by the coding sequence ATGCACGCACCAGAAGCCCGTCTGGAACAGGTCATTGACCGGTTCGAACATGTCGAAGCCCGCCTCGGCGCCGCCAGCAAAGGCGACGAGATCGTGCGCCTGTCCAAGGAACATTCCGAGCTGAAGCCGGTCGCCGAGAAGGCGCGCGAGCTGAAAGCCGCCCGCGCCGAGCTTGCCGATCTCGAAGAGATGATGGAGGGCGGCGACAGGGAAATGGCCGACATGGCGCGCGAGGAATTCTACGCGCTGAAGGAAAAACTGCCGGAGATGGAGCGGGAGGTGAGCCTGCTCCTCCTGCCGAAGGACAAGGACGACGCGGCCAACGCCATGCTGGAAATCCGGGCTGGCACTGGCGGCGATGAAGCGGCGCTTTTTGCCGGCGATCTCTACGAGATGTATCGCCGCTATTGCGAGCTGCAAGGCTGGAAATTCGAGCTCGAATCCGCCAGCGAGGGCGAGGTCGGCGGCTACAAGGAAGTCATCGCGTCGATCTCCGGCAATGGCGTGTTCGGGCGTTTGAAGTTCGAATCCGGCGTGCACCGCGTCCAGCGCGTTCCCGCCACCGAGAGCCAGGGCCGCGTTCACACCTCCGCGGCCACCGTTGCCATCCTGCCGGAACCGGAAGAGATCGATATCGAGCTGAAAGATGAGGACATCCGCGTTGATACGATGCGTGCCTCGGGGGCGGGCGGTCAGCACGTCAACAAGACCGATTCCGCCGTTCGCATGACTCACCTTCCGACCGGCATTGTGGTCCTGTGTCAGGAAAAATCCCAGCACCAGAACCGCGCCCGCGCCATTCAGCTTCTGAAGACCCGCCTCTACGACATGGAACGCGCCGCCGCGGATGCCGAACGCGCCGATGCGCGCAAATCACAGGTGGGCTCCGGCGACCGGTCGGAGAAAATCCGCACCTATAACTTCCCGGAAAACCGGGTCTCCGATCACCGCATCAAGCTGACGCTCTACAAGCTGCAGGACATTCTGTCCGGCAATGCTCTGGATGAGGTGATTTCTGCCCTTGTCGCCGAGGACGAGGCGGCGCGTCTGGCCGCCATGGAAGACGCATGA
- a CDS encoding MOSC domain-containing protein, protein MTGRVAALARHPVKGFTPEPLEFVRLTAGAHFPGDRLYAVEDGPSGFDPDTPQHIGKMAFTVLAKLPDVAAIRTRWNEDEGSLTAWHPDFGEVTIDLDDAGGRTVFVTWLSGILAGQTRGPLKVLTAPDAHRFMDSRTGFVSIINLESVRDFETKIGRKIDPARFRGNIMVDGWPAWSELDMTDQDIVIGEVRLKGLKPIQRCTATHVDPHTAKRDIDVVALLREHYGHFECGLYVEVIEGGNIRPGDEARAGQ, encoded by the coding sequence ATGACGGGGCGCGTTGCCGCGCTCGCCCGTCATCCGGTCAAGGGCTTCACGCCGGAACCGCTGGAATTCGTCCGTCTGACCGCTGGCGCACATTTTCCCGGTGACCGGCTGTATGCCGTCGAGGATGGCCCCTCCGGCTTTGATCCGGACACTCCGCAGCATATCGGCAAAATGGCCTTCACCGTGCTGGCAAAACTGCCGGACGTGGCCGCCATCCGCACCAGATGGAATGAGGACGAGGGCAGTTTGACCGCCTGGCATCCTGATTTCGGCGAGGTCACGATTGATCTGGACGACGCAGGCGGGCGCACGGTTTTCGTGACCTGGCTGTCCGGTATTCTGGCCGGGCAGACGCGCGGCCCGCTGAAAGTGCTGACTGCGCCGGATGCCCACCGCTTCATGGACAGCCGCACGGGTTTTGTCTCGATCATCAACCTGGAGAGCGTGCGCGATTTTGAAACGAAAATCGGCCGCAAGATCGACCCGGCCCGGTTTCGCGGCAATATCATGGTCGACGGTTGGCCCGCCTGGTCAGAGCTGGACATGACGGATCAGGACATCGTCATCGGCGAGGTCCGCCTGAAAGGCCTCAAACCCATTCAGCGCTGCACGGCCACCCATGTCGACCCGCACACCGCCAAACGCGATATCGATGTCGTTGCCCTGCTCCGTGAGCACTATGGCCATTTCGAGTGTGGTCTGTATGTCGAGGTGATCGAGGGCGGCAATATTCGCCCCGGCGATGAGGCGCGAGCGGGGCAATGA
- the prmC gene encoding peptide chain release factor N(5)-glutamine methyltransferase: MTDAARKARWIGQLKSAGIGEAAVDLRHILLAAADDAHVDDMVARRARREPLSHILGDKPFWTLDLKVTPDVLTPRSDTETLVETVLKHAGDKSAALEIADFGTGSGAILLALLSELPNASGLGVDISESALAIARENAFRNGLEARAVFRTGNWADSVEDNSLDIAVSNPPYITSAVIDTLEPEVRDHEPRIALDGGDDGMYVYRFLLPELFRILKPYGRMAVEIGYDQAEAVSALAGAAGFADIATTRDLGGQPRVVSGHKP; encoded by the coding sequence ATGACAGACGCGGCCCGCAAGGCGCGCTGGATCGGGCAACTGAAATCTGCCGGGATCGGCGAGGCGGCTGTCGACCTGCGTCATATCCTTCTCGCAGCGGCGGATGACGCGCACGTCGACGACATGGTCGCCCGCCGCGCCCGCCGTGAACCACTCTCCCACATTCTTGGTGACAAGCCCTTCTGGACGCTGGACCTGAAGGTCACGCCCGACGTGCTGACCCCGCGCAGCGATACCGAAACGCTGGTCGAGACTGTGTTGAAGCATGCCGGCGACAAGAGCGCTGCGCTGGAAATCGCCGATTTCGGCACCGGTTCCGGCGCCATCCTGCTCGCACTCCTGTCTGAATTGCCCAACGCATCCGGTCTGGGTGTCGATATCAGCGAATCGGCGCTCGCCATTGCCCGCGAAAATGCCTTCCGGAATGGCCTTGAGGCGCGGGCGGTTTTCCGCACCGGCAACTGGGCTGACAGTGTCGAAGACAACAGTCTCGATATCGCGGTGTCCAACCCGCCCTATATCACCAGCGCGGTCATCGACACGCTGGAGCCGGAGGTACGCGATCATGAACCGCGTATCGCGCTGGATGGCGGTGATGACGGTATGTATGTCTATCGCTTTCTTTTGCCAGAGCTTTTCCGCATTCTGAAGCCTTATGGGCGGATGGCAGTCGAGATCGGGTATGATCAGGCAGAGGCCGTCAGCGCGCTGGCCGGGGCCGCCGGATTTGCCGATATCGCGACGACCCGTGATCTCGGCGGACAGCCGCGTGTGGTCTCGGGTCACAAACCATAA
- a CDS encoding DUF4167 domain-containing protein, with protein sequence MQPDNDEELTTMKRQRGRGRGKPSGNQGNRSFESNGPDVKIRGNAATIHEKYMQLARDASSSGDRVMAENYYQHADHYFRVVSEQQAVLIEQQQRRNRQQEQQSSNNNQSDGANDRRRNYRNRNDSDNHSDGQQTANGGDQPQSRQSNDSDNPPPESETPRRGRRPRRQPTEDKRDPMEVVDPEAGQKTDISTSGDEDEQPKPRRGRRPRKAPDSDGSDGKSGGGSETEAA encoded by the coding sequence TTGCAGCCTGACAATGACGAGGAATTGACGACGATGAAGCGTCAGCGCGGACGAGGCCGGGGGAAACCCAGCGGCAATCAGGGTAATCGTTCTTTTGAAAGCAATGGACCGGACGTCAAAATCCGGGGCAATGCGGCCACAATTCACGAAAAATACATGCAGCTTGCCCGGGACGCCTCATCGTCTGGTGATCGCGTCATGGCGGAAAATTACTACCAGCACGCGGACCATTATTTCCGCGTTGTTTCCGAGCAGCAGGCCGTTCTCATCGAACAGCAGCAGCGCCGGAACCGCCAGCAGGAACAGCAAAGCAGCAATAATAATCAGAGCGATGGCGCCAATGATCGCCGGCGGAATTACCGCAATCGCAATGATTCCGACAATCATTCCGACGGCCAGCAGACCGCCAATGGCGGTGACCAGCCGCAATCGCGCCAGTCAAATGACAGCGACAACCCGCCGCCCGAAAGCGAGACACCGCGCCGCGGCCGCCGGCCTCGCCGTCAGCCAACCGAGGACAAGCGCGATCCGATGGAAGTCGTGGATCCGGAAGCCGGACAGAAAACCGATATTTCCACGTCCGGTGATGAGGACGAGCAGCCCAAGCCGCGCCGCGGCCGTCGCCCGCGCAAGGCTCCGGACTCTGACGGCTCCGATGGCAAATCCGGCGGCGGCTCCGAAACCGAAGCCGCGTGA
- a CDS encoding glyoxalase superfamily protein: protein MPPTLSLPSLEALKAQAKRLRNALAEEGDFIKHGEALELVARQFGYRDWNTLHAAAGNRAPLPLAVGQDVSGLYLGQPFKARILSLQTLAEDGFMRIALDLDEAVDVVKFDSFSAYRKRIQATIKADGSTVTRTSDGEPHLRLSLASAA from the coding sequence ATGCCCCCTACCCTGTCCCTGCCCTCACTCGAGGCGCTGAAAGCGCAAGCGAAACGCTTGCGAAATGCGCTCGCCGAAGAGGGCGATTTCATCAAGCATGGCGAAGCGCTGGAGCTGGTCGCCCGGCAATTCGGCTATCGCGACTGGAACACGCTTCATGCCGCCGCCGGCAATCGCGCGCCGTTACCGCTCGCGGTTGGCCAGGACGTATCCGGCCTTTATCTGGGCCAGCCCTTCAAGGCCCGTATCCTCAGCCTGCAGACGCTGGCCGAAGACGGCTTTATGCGAATTGCGCTTGATCTGGACGAGGCGGTCGATGTCGTCAAATTCGACAGCTTCTCGGCCTATCGAAAGCGGATTCAGGCGACGATCAAGGCGGATGGCTCGACGGTGACCCGCACCTCTGATGGCGAACCGCATTTGCGGTTGTCCCTAGCCAGCGCAGCATAA
- a CDS encoding M23 family metallopeptidase, with the protein MSGFDVRSLDEVRRRSAAIIASIALSVILLIALIFSRFGGDTPASVSEPQTAPVIEASAGDTAIALSRSEPQYTITPVESLRDLEHAAFYTDCVACPLDTQTIVATVPSGGTLAGVLNEAGASGGDVARAVNSLDPVFEVRRLRAGQDITVYLETPRSAEDNEGERRLSGFSFRPAIDRSITVSRLADGSYRAREMTAEFERELVRSSGSITTSLYVDSLAAGATDRIVVELAGILAYAVDFQRSIREGDRFDVVFERFLDSDGNVMRTGDILYVMYAGRGDPLEYYRYESEDGQIAYFNEDGESAQRLLMMTPINGARLSSHYGMRRHPVLGYNRLHRGTDFAAPRGTPIFAAGYGVVERADRFGSFGNYVRLRHSNGFQTAYAHMQGFARGITAGARVQQGQIIGYVGTTGRSTGPHLHYEVHHNGQSVNPMALDLPTGRTLEEDEIPLFVAERDRIIDIRDSARNAAETGDAAASRIVSAEGTPGAQ; encoded by the coding sequence ATGTCCGGATTTGATGTACGTTCCCTTGATGAAGTTCGCCGCCGTTCGGCTGCGATCATCGCAAGTATTGCGCTATCCGTTATCCTGTTGATTGCATTGATCTTCAGCCGGTTTGGCGGTGACACCCCGGCCAGTGTCAGCGAGCCGCAAACAGCACCTGTCATTGAAGCATCCGCAGGCGATACCGCGATTGCTCTGTCGCGAAGCGAGCCGCAATACACAATCACTCCGGTCGAAAGCCTGCGCGATCTGGAACATGCTGCCTTCTATACCGACTGCGTCGCTTGCCCGCTGGATACACAAACGATTGTTGCCACAGTGCCCAGTGGCGGCACGCTGGCAGGCGTCCTCAACGAAGCCGGAGCATCGGGCGGCGATGTCGCCCGCGCGGTCAATTCGCTGGATCCGGTCTTTGAAGTCCGCCGCCTGCGCGCCGGTCAGGACATCACCGTCTATCTGGAAACGCCCCGCAGCGCAGAAGACAATGAAGGCGAGCGCCGCCTTTCCGGTTTTTCTTTCCGCCCAGCTATCGATCGCTCGATTACGGTGTCACGTTTGGCGGACGGTTCCTACCGCGCACGGGAAATGACCGCCGAGTTCGAACGTGAGCTGGTCCGCTCCTCCGGCTCCATCACGACCAGCCTTTATGTAGATTCACTTGCCGCCGGTGCCACAGACCGCATCGTCGTCGAGCTGGCCGGAATCCTCGCCTATGCCGTCGACTTCCAGCGCTCCATCCGCGAGGGCGACCGCTTCGACGTGGTGTTCGAGCGCTTCCTCGATTCCGACGGTAATGTGATGCGCACGGGCGATATCCTCTATGTCATGTATGCGGGCCGCGGTGATCCGCTGGAATATTACCGCTATGAATCGGAAGACGGGCAGATTGCCTATTTCAACGAGGACGGCGAAAGCGCCCAGCGCCTGCTGATGATGACGCCCATAAACGGCGCGCGGCTTTCTTCGCACTATGGCATGCGGCGCCATCCGGTCTTGGGATATAACCGACTGCACCGGGGCACGGATTTTGCCGCGCCGCGCGGCACGCCGATCTTTGCCGCCGGTTATGGCGTGGTAGAACGCGCCGACCGCTTTGGCTCATTCGGTAATTATGTGCGTCTGCGCCACTCGAACGGCTTCCAGACCGCCTATGCCCACATGCAGGGATTTGCCCGTGGCATCACCGCCGGTGCGCGCGTGCAACAGGGGCAGATTATCGGATATGTCGGCACGACTGGCCGCTCGACCGGGCCGCACCTGCACTATGAGGTCCATCACAATGGCCAGTCGGTGAACCCGATGGCGCTGGACCTGCCCACAGGCCGGACACTGGAAGAGGACGAAATTCCGCTCTTTGTCGCCGAACGGGATCGCATCATCGATATTCGCGACAGCGCACGCAATGCGGCCGAGACCGGTGATGCCGCCGCCTCCCGCATTGTGTCAGCCGAAGGCACTCCGGGCGCACAATAG
- the chpT gene encoding histidine phosphotransferase ChpT has protein sequence MTQIKPAELAPEQMAALLCARLCHDLVSPVSAMGMAFSVLDDDDSEDMRENAIDLVRENARQAEAKLEFARIAFGAAGSAPGTMESSELKRLAENYFSTLRPDLVWKVSAPGLEKTAARLLLNLCMTAATSAARGGTVTVEANDDGAGGVRLHLVAEGPKADLKPDFEGALEGHEPEDGFNGRSIQPYYTGLIARSTGGRVTASKGQDRVEFVALVAPKASLAA, from the coding sequence ATGACCCAGATCAAACCCGCCGAACTCGCTCCCGAACAGATGGCCGCACTTTTGTGCGCCCGTCTCTGCCACGACCTTGTCAGCCCGGTTTCCGCCATGGGCATGGCCTTTTCCGTGCTGGATGATGATGACTCCGAAGACATGCGCGAGAATGCGATTGATCTGGTGCGCGAAAATGCCCGCCAGGCCGAAGCCAAGCTGGAATTTGCTCGGATTGCTTTCGGTGCCGCCGGTTCAGCTCCGGGAACGATGGAATCGTCCGAACTGAAACGCCTTGCAGAAAACTATTTCTCCACGCTTCGCCCCGACCTCGTCTGGAAGGTCAGCGCGCCGGGGCTGGAAAAGACCGCCGCTCGTTTGCTGCTCAATCTGTGCATGACAGCGGCCACGTCTGCGGCCCGCGGCGGCACGGTCACGGTGGAAGCCAATGATGACGGCGCCGGCGGTGTGCGTCTGCATCTGGTCGCCGAAGGCCCGAAAGCCGACCTCAAGCCCGACTTCGAGGGTGCCCTCGAAGGTCATGAGCCCGAGGACGGTTTCAATGGCCGCTCGATCCAGCCCTATTATACCGGCCTGATTGCCCGCTCGACGGGAGGGCGCGTGACTGCCAGCAAAGGCCAGGACCGCGTGGAGTTTGTGGCGCTTGTCGCTCCGAAAGCCTCACTCGCCGCCTGA
- a CDS encoding PleD family two-component system response regulator translates to MKTCLVVDDSRVIRKVARRIIEGFKLNCEEAADGAEALAYCRKTMPDAILLDRNMPVMNGIDFVKALRQEPNGDTPVVVFCTTENDVPSITEALRAGVDEYIMKPFDTDIVQSKFQQVGLIGE, encoded by the coding sequence ATGAAAACCTGCCTTGTCGTGGACGATAGCCGCGTGATCCGAAAGGTCGCCCGCCGCATCATCGAGGGGTTCAAGCTGAATTGCGAGGAAGCCGCAGACGGTGCGGAAGCGCTGGCCTACTGCCGCAAGACCATGCCCGACGCGATCCTGCTCGACCGAAACATGCCGGTCATGAACGGCATCGATTTCGTCAAGGCACTCCGTCAGGAGCCCAATGGCGACACGCCGGTCGTTGTTTTCTGCACCACGGAAAATGATGTGCCCTCGATCACCGAAGCGCTGCGCGCGGGGGTCGACGAATACATCATGAAGCCGTTCGACACGGACATCGTGCAGTCGAAATTCCAGCAAGTCGGCCTGATCGGGGAATAA
- a CDS encoding protein-glutamate O-methyltransferase CheR, which produces MLDAAAIKTISEEARRRAGIAIPQAQTYLVEARLAPVARSEGYDSQADLVRALESSKDDRLWRRVVESLADHETWFFRDPAPLDHFMADILPVLARVKARKAPIRILCAGCGTGQEAWSLAILLEEQKARLGAMDIEIVGTDISRRAIERAQSAAYSQFEVQRGLSIHRLIEHFEPHGQQWVLKDSIKRWVRFERGNILRPSEGLGTFDIIFCRNVLSGLTLDARRHSLRMISELSGPAGYLVLGQGETIAGAGEYYRAMSGARSVYARTMETAQQAA; this is translated from the coding sequence ATGTTGGACGCCGCCGCCATCAAAACCATTTCCGAGGAAGCCCGCCGCCGGGCCGGCATCGCCATCCCGCAAGCCCAGACCTATCTGGTCGAGGCGCGGCTGGCACCTGTGGCCCGATCAGAGGGCTATGACAGTCAGGCAGATCTGGTGCGGGCGCTGGAAAGTTCAAAGGATGATCGTCTCTGGCGGCGCGTCGTCGAAAGTCTGGCGGACCATGAGACGTGGTTCTTCCGCGACCCGGCACCGCTGGATCATTTCATGGCCGACATTCTGCCGGTTCTGGCCCGGGTGAAGGCCCGCAAGGCGCCGATCCGCATTCTGTGCGCCGGGTGCGGCACGGGGCAGGAAGCCTGGTCGCTTGCCATCTTGCTCGAAGAGCAAAAGGCGCGCCTCGGTGCCATGGATATTGAAATTGTCGGCACCGATATTTCCCGTCGTGCCATAGAGCGGGCGCAGTCGGCGGCCTATTCGCAGTTCGAGGTCCAGCGTGGTCTTTCCATCCACCGCCTGATCGAACATTTCGAACCGCATGGCCAGCAATGGGTGCTGAAAGATTCCATCAAACGCTGGGTCCGGTTTGAGCGCGGCAATATTCTCCGGCCCTCCGAGGGACTGGGCACGTTCGACATCATCTTCTGCCGCAATGTGTTGTCAGGGCTCACACTGGATGCGCGCCGTCATTCCCTGCGCATGATCTCGGAACTTTCGGGTCCGGCCGGATATCTGGTGCTCGGGCAAGGCGAAACCATCGCGGGTGCCGGCGAATACTATCGCGCCATGTCAGGTGCGCGCAGCGTCTATGCCCGCACCATGGAGACCGCCCAGCAGGCCGCCTGA